The genome window TACCTGCTGTCCGTGGCCGCCGCGTTCGGTGTCGTCACCAGCGTCTTCGAGCACGGCGTCGGCGCCGACCTGCTGCACGTCGCCAAGCTCGGGCCGGTCATCTCGTTCATGCCCATCGTGCTCATGGGCGTGCTCTTCGGCCTCGCGATGGACTACGAGGTCTTCCTCGTGTCCCGCATCCGCGAGGACTACGTGCACTCCGGCGACGCCCGTGCGTCCATCCGCACCGGCTTCGTCGGGTCGGCCAAGGTCGTCACCGCGGCGGCGATCATCATGGTCGCGGTGTTCTTCGCGTTCGTCCCCGAGGGGGACATCAACATCAAACCCATCGCGCTCGGCCTGGCCGTGGGGGTCGCGGTCGACGCGTTCGTCGTGCGCATGACGCTCGTGCCCGCCGTGATGCAGATCCTCGGCGACCGCGCCTGGTGGATGCCGCGCAGCCTCGACCGCGTGCTGCCGTCGTTCGACGTGGAGGGCGAGGCGCTGCACCGCGAGCTCGGGCTCGCGACGTGGCCGGGCGACCCGGACGTCGTCGTCGCCGCACGCGACCTGCGCCTCGCGGCGGCCGACCGCACCGACGTCGTCCACCTGGCCGTGCGCCGCGGCGACGCGCTCGTCGTGCACGCCGACGAGCCCGCCCGCGTGGCGGCGCTGCTCCTGACCGTCGCCGGACGCCTCACGCCCGCCGGCGGTGACCTCAAGGTCGCCGGCCACCTCCTGCCGGTGCGCGCCGCGGCCGTGCGTCGCGCGGTCGGCTACGTCGACCTGCGGACGGAGGGCATCGACGCGCTCGACGCCGCGGTCGCCGAGCGTCCGACCGTCCTCGCGGTCGACCGCACGGACCTCGTCACCGACCCGCACGAGCGGGCCCACGCCGCCGCCGCCCTCGCGCGGGCAGCCGAGCAGGGCGCGACCCTGCTCCTCGGCGTCGTCGGCACCACGTCCGCCGACGACCTGCTCCCCGCCGGCACCCCCGTCACCACCCTCGCGCCGTCCACCGGCGTCCTCGCGTGAGCGCGCAGGAAGGAACCCCGATGTCCCGCACCTCGGTGACCCCACGACCCGTGAGGCGGTGGCCCGCCGTCGTCGTCGCGCTGGCCGCTCCGCTCGCCCTCGTCGTGATCCTGCTCGCCGCCTCCTGGGCGCCGGCCGACGGCCTCGCGCACGTCAAGGCCGCCGTGGTCAACCACGACGAGCCCGTGACGCTCGAGGGGCAGTACACGCCGCTCGGCCGCCAGCTCGCCGGTGCCCTCGTCGACGGCACCGAGGTCGACGCCAACTACGAGTGGGTCGTCACGGACGACGCCGACGCGGCCGCGGGGCTCGACGACGGCACGTACGCGGCCGTCGTCACGATCCCCGAGAACTTCTCCGCCGCGGCGACGTCGTTCGCGTCCGGCGACGACGTGCAGCAGGCGACGATCGAGATCACCTCGCCCCCGGGCGCCACCGCGGTCGACCAGGCGGTGGCCGCGACGGTCACCACCACCGCGACGCGCGTGCTCGGCTCGCAGCTGACCAGCACCTACGTCGAGAACGTGCTCGTCGGCTTCACGACGCTGGGCGAGCAGCTCGGTGAGGCGGCCGACGGCGCGACGCAGCTGGCCGAGGGCGTCGGGCAGCTCGCGCAGGGCACCGGGCAGCTCGCGACGGGCGCCGACGGCCTCGCGGACGGCGCCGGGCAGCTCGCCGGCGGCACGCGCGAGCTGCGCAGCGGGTCGTACGACCTGGCGACGGGGACGGCACAGCTCGCGGGCGGTGCCCGCACCCTCGCCGACGGTGCCGGCGCGCTCGCCGACGGCGCCGGGCAGTCCGCTGCCGGGGCCCGTGAGCTCGCGGACGGCCTGCGCCGGACCGCCGACGGCTCGACCGGCCTCGGGACGCTCGCGACGGCGGCCGGCGGGCTGGCCGGCGGGATCGAGGCGTCGCTCACGGAGCTGCGTGCCACGCTCCCGCTCGTCGAGGGCGGCCTCGCGCAGGCCGACGCCGCGGTGCAGGACCTGGGCTGCGAGGCCGACCCGACGACCGAGGGGTGCGTCGACGCGCTCGTGCAGCGGGCCGTCCTGACGAGCCAGCGCGCGACGCTGAACGAGCAGATCGCGGGCCTGAGCGAGCAGCTGGGCTACGTGCAGCAGATCGCGGGCGGGCTCGACCTCACGGTCAACGGCGTCCCGGGCGACGCGACCCAGCCCGGCCTCGTCGCCGGTCTGCAGCAGCTCGCCGGGGGTGCCGAGCAGCTCGCGGGCGGCATCGAGCAGCTCGCGGGCGGCACGTCCGACCTCGCGACCGGTGCGTCGACCCTCGCGGGTGGCGCCTCCCAGCTCGCGGGCGGGTCGTCCCAGCTCGCGGCGGGTGTCGCGCAGCTCGACGGCGGCGCGGCCCAGCTCGCCGACGGAAGCGCCCAGCTCGCCGACGGCGTCCGGCAGACGAGCGACGGTGCGACGCAGCTCGCCGACGGGACGGCGGAGCTCGGGACCGGGCTCGGCCAGGCCGTCGAGCAGCTGCCGACGACGCCCGAGGACCAGCGGGCGGACCTCGCGCAGGTCGTCACGGCACCGGTCGCGGCGCCCTCGGCCACGGTGTCCGCGCCGCTCGGCCTCGTCTCGACGCTCGTCGCCGTCGCCCTGTGGATCGGCGCGCTCGTGCTCTTCCTCGTGTTCCGGCCCCTGCCGGTGCGCGTCGCGGGGTCGACACGGTCGGCGTTCGCGCTGGTCGCCGGGTCCCTGGCCCTGCCCGCGGCGGTGTCGGCGGTCGCCGGTGCGGCCGTCGGTGCGGTCGCCGGTGCCATCACCGACCAGGGCGCCGGGCGCACGCTCGGGCTCGCGCTGGTCGGTGCGGTCGCGGCCGTCGCGCTCGCCGCGTTCCACCAGGCGGTCGCAGCCTGGTTCGGGACCGCCGGTCGCGTCGTCGCCGTGGTCGCGGGCTTCGCGTACCTCGTCGCCGGGCTGGCCGCCACGGTCCCCGCGTGGGTCGGCGGCTCGGTCGGGTGGCTGCCCCTGAGGGCCACGTCGGACGCGCTCGGTGCGGTCGTCGGCGAGACGCCGGCGTCCCTGCTCGGGGCCGTGGTGGCGCTCGCGCTGTGGGCCGTCGCGGGCCTCCTGGCGACGGTCGGCGCCGCCGCCCGCGCCCGCCAGGCCGTCGGCCCCCGCACGGTCGCCGCCTACGCCTGACCCCCCACCCACCCCATCCACCACGGCGAGAGAGCAATCCAGCTGCGCTCGGTGCGGGGTCCGCCCTGAGCTGGATCGCTCTCTCACCGGCTGGGGGTGGGGGTCCTGCGGGGGCGGGTCAGCGGCGGCGGACCGCCAGGACGCGCTGGAGGATGACGAACGCGAGCAGGACGACGCCGATGAAGACGCGGGTCCACCAGGAGTCCAGACCCTCGCGGGCGATGAGCACCTGGATGAGGCCGTAGACCAGCACGCCCGCGCCGGTACCGAGCACGAAGCCCACGCCGCCGGACAGCAGCGTGCCGCCGATGACGACCGCCGCGATCGCGTCGAGCTCCATGCCGATGCCCGTCAGGTTGAACCCGGACTTGGTGTAGAGCGCGAACAGGACACCCGCGATGCCGGCGCACGTGCCCGAGATGACGTACACCCAGACGCGCGTGCGGGCGGGGCGCAGGCCCATGAGGTTGACCGCCGCTCCCCCGTCGCCCGCGCCTAGCCCGTACACGGACCGACCGAACCGCGTGTAGTGCAGCACCAGGAACGCGATGAGCAGCACCGCCAGCGCGATGACCATGCTGGCGTTGATGCGCCACAGCTCGCGTCCCTCGCCGAACTTCAGGCTCCACGCGGCGAGCGCGGAGAACCCCGCGTCGTCGATCTTCAGGGAGTTGACGCTGATGACGTTGGCCAGGCCGCGGGCCAGGAACATCACGGCGAGCGACGCGATGAAGGGTTGGATGTCGAACATCTGCACCATCACGCCGATGAGCAGCCCGCACGACGTGCCGATGAGCACGCCGACGACGAGCACGACGGGCAGCGGCAGGCCGGCGGTGAACATCTCGGCGATCGACAGCCCGACGAGCGCCACGACGGCACCCACGGACAGGTCGATCCCGCCGGTGAGGATGACGAACGTCATGCCGACGGCGAGCACCAGCAGGTAGGAGTTGTCGACCAGCAGGTTCGACAGCAGCTTCATGCTGACGAAGTCGACGCGGTCGGTCGAGTACCGCTGCTGGCCCACGCCGAGCATGAGGGCGAGCGTCAGGAGCGTCCCGAGCACGGGCAGGAACCGTCGGTCGAGACCGCGCAGCGCGCGCCGCGCCCGGTGCACCACGCCGCCGCTCGTGCGCTCGGTGCGGACCATCTGGTCGGTGCTCATGCCGTCACCTCCGCGGCGCTCACGGGCTCGACCGGGGCGGCGGGGGTGTCGACGCGGTCGGCGCGCCGTCGGCGGCGCAGCATGGCGCGCAGCGTCGGCGACGCCGCGACGCACACCGCGATGAGCACGATGGCCTTGAACAGCGGCGTGGTCTGCGAGGGCAGCTGGAAGATGATGACCGCACGCTCGAGCGAGCTCAGCAGCATCGCGCCGACGAGCAGACCGCCGAGGTAGAACCGCCCGCCGTCGAGCTTGGTGCCCCCGAGCACGACGACCATGATCGCGTCGAGCTCCTTCATCAGGCCGATGTTGTTGGCGTCGGCGGCCATCGTCGGGGCGCCGTAGACGAGGCCGGCGAGGGCCGCGAGGACGCCCGCGATGACGTAGACGGTCCACGTGGTGCGCCGCGAGCGCACGCCCGCGAGGCGGCTGGCCTCGCGGTTGATGCCGATGGACTCGAGGAACATCCCGAGCGCGGTGCGCCGCACCACGAGGGCGACGACGACGAACGCGGCCACGGCGATGACGACGGGGGTCGGGACGCCGAGCACGAAGCCGGAGCCGATCGTCTTGAACGGCGGGCTCGTGACCGTGGTGATCTGCCCCTGCGTGATGAGCATCGCGATGCCGCGCCCGGCGACCATGAGGATCATGGTCGCGATGAACGGCTGGATGCCCAGCCCCGCGACCATCGCGCCGTTGAACGCGCCGCCGATGGCCCCCACGACCAGGCCCAGCAGGACGGCCGTCAGCACCGTGCCGACGTTCGACGGGTCCGCCGCGGTGTCGAGGTACGTGAGCGAGACGGCCAGGCCGATCGCCATGACGGCGCCCACCGACAGGTCGATGCCGCCGGTCGCGATGACCAGGCACATGCCGAGCGCCAGCAGCAGCGGCGTCGCGCTGTTGCGCAGCAGGTCGACGAGCTGACCGAACAGGTGGCCGTCGCGGACGGTCACGTCGAGGAAGCCGGGGCTCGCGACGCCGCACGCGAGCAGCAGCACGACGAGCGCGAGGACGGGCCAGAACAGCCCGTGCCGGGTGACCTCGTGCCAGACGGCGGTGGCGCGGGACGGCCCGGGCGACGGCGTCGCCGCCGGGGTGGTCGGTGTCATGCGTGGGCTCCGCTCTGGGGGACCGTCGCGGGGACGGTCGCGGCGATCGTCTCGAGGATCGTGGACGTCGTGACGTCGTCGGCGTTGACGAGGTCGTCGACCTTCTGGCGGTCCCGCATGACGACGAGCCGCTGGCTCAGGCGCAGGACCTCCTCGAGCTCGGAGGAGATGAAGACGACGGACATGCCGTCCTGGGCGAGCTCGGTGACGAGCTTCTGGATCTCGGCCTTGGCGCCGACGTCGATGCCGCGCGTCGGCTCGTCGAGGATGAGCAGGCGCGGCGCCGTGGCGAGCCACCGCGCGAGCAGCACCTTCTGCTGGTTGCCGCCCGACAGGTTGCGGATGAGCGAGTGCGGGTTGGCGGGCGTGATCTGCAGCGCCGTGATGTACCGCGCGACGATGTCGTCGAGCTGGCGGCGCGGGATGCGGCGCCACGTGCCGCGGCGCGCCTGGATCGCCAGCGCGATGTTCTCGCGGACCGTCAGGTCGCCGACGATCCCCTCCTTCTTGCGGTCCTCGGTGGAGTAGGCGATGCCGTGCGCGATCGCAGCGAGCGGGGACGTGAGCCGCGTGAGCGCGCTCTGGACGCGGACCTCGCCCGCGTCGGGGCGGTCCGCACCGGCGAGCAGCCGCGCCATCTCGGTCCGCCCCGAGCCGAGCAGGCCGGCGACGCCGAGGATCTCGCCCGCGTACAGGTTGACGTCGAACGGCTGGACGGACCCGTTCTTGCCCAGGCCCACCGCGGTGAGGAAGGGCGTCTCGCGCTCCGAGTGGATCGTGATGGTCGAGCGCGCCTTCTCCTCGATCCCGGCCAGCGCCTCGCCGGACCGGCCGATCATCGCGGCGATGAGCTCGCGGCGCGGCAGGTCCTCGATGCGGTGCTCACCGACGAACCGGCCGTTGCGCAGCACGGTGACGCGGTCGGCGACCTCGTAGATCTGGTCGAGGAAGTGCGAGACGAACAGCACGGCGACGCCGTCGTCCTTGAGCCGGCGCACGACCCGGAACAGCTCGGCGACCTCGGCGTTGTCGAGGCTGGACGTCGGCTCGTCGAGGATGAGCACCTTGGCGTCGACGACGAGCGCCCGGGCGATCGCGCACAGCTGCTGCACCGCGATGGTGTGCGACGACAGCATCGAGCGCGGGTCGATGTCGAGGTTGAGGCGCGCGAGGAAGTCGGCGGCGCGGCGGCGCGTGGTGCGCCAGTCGATGAACGGTCCGCGACGCGACTCGTGGCCGAGCATGACGTTCTCGGCCACCGTGAGGTTCGCGCAGAGGTTGACCTCCTGGTAGACGGTCGAGATGCCGGCGGCCTGCGCCTGGCTGGGCCCGTCGAACCGCAGGTCCTGACCGTCGACCGCGATGCGGCCGGAGTCGGTGGAGTAGACACCGGTGAGCGCCTTGATCAGGGTCGACTTGCCGGCGCCGTTCTCGCCCATGAGGGCGTGGACCTCACCGGGGAACAGCCGGAAGTCGACGTCGTCGAGGGCCCTGACGCCGGGGAAGGCGATCGAGATGCCCGTCATCTGCACGACGGGCGCGGCCGGCGCGGGGGCGGGACCGGCGGGGGGTGCTGCGGACATCGGTGTCCTCTCCTGCTCGACGGGCGTCCCGGGCGCACCGGCTGGGGGCCGGCGCGCCCGGGACGTCGCTCGCACGTCAGTACGCGCGGGCGTCCACGTCGGCCTGCGTGATCGTCTGGTCGAACGCCTCGTCGATCACGATGGTCTCCTTGGGCACGTCCTCGCCGTCGGCGACCTTCGTGATGAGCTCGGCGAGCTGGTCGCCGAACACGGGGTTGCACTCGACGACGTAGTTGAACTTCTTGTCGACGAGCGCCTGCAGCCCGTCGCGCACGCCGTCGACGGACACGATCTGGATGTCCTTGCCGGGCACCTTGCCCGCGGCCTCGATGGCCTCGATGGCGCCCAGGCCCATGTCGTCGTTGTGCGTGAAGATCATCGTCATGTCGGGGTACGCCTGCAGCGCGGCCTCGACGGCCGTCTTGCCCTCGGCACGCGTGAAGTTGCCCGACGCCTTGCCGATGATCTGCTCGCCGACGACCTCGCCGAAGCCCTCCTCGCGGTCGACCTGGGCACCGGAGCCGAGCGTGCCCTGCAGCTCGAAGATCTTGGCGTCGGGAGCGTTCTCGGCCACCCACTCGCCGGCGGTCGTGCCCTCGGCCTTGAAGTCGGCACCGATCCAGGTGACGAACGGGTCGTCGACCGTGGTGTCGACGGTGCGGTCGACGAGCACGACGGGGATGCCCGAGTCCTTGATCTCCTGGAGCACCTCGTCCCACCCCGTCTCGATGACCGGCGAGAACGCGATGACGTCGACGTCCTGGGCGACGAAGTCGCGCAGCGCCTTGATCTGGTTCTCCTGCTTCTGCTGCGCGTCGACGAACGTCAGGTCGAAGCCGTTCTCCTCGGAGAGGCTCTCCTTGACGGACTCGGTGTTGGCGGTGCGCCAGCCGGACTCGGCACCGAGCTGCGAGAAGCCGACGCGGATGAGGTCGCTGCCGCCCTCGTCCCCGCCGTCCCCGCCGTCACCCGCCGTGTCCGAACCGCCGCCACAGGCCGCCAGGGCCAGGACCGTGAACGTCGCCACGACACCGGCGAGACCGGTGCGTGCGCGGTTGATGCCCTTCATGCAACTCCTCCTCGAGCAGCTCAGCCGACCTCTTCGTCGACCCTTCCAGGGATGCGTGACGGGATGAGTGTGAACGTTCTCAAGGGGGGACGTCAACGGACAGAGGTTGCGTTTCGGTCACGAGCGTCGCCGCAGGCCAGGGGCCAGAAAACAGCGAGAACCACCCGTCCGTGTGAGCGATCACATCCGGACGGGGCCCTCACCTGCGCCGATGCTCCTGCCGCTCGCGTGGACGTCCCTCCTCTCCCCGAGCCTCAGAGCACCACCCGCGACGGGTGGCGCGGCGGCGCCGTGCTCTCGCGGACCAGCAGCCGCGGCGAGACCGACACCGACGACGACGTGGCCACACCGTCCCGCGCGTCGAGCAGCAGCTCGACGCAGCGGTAGCCCAGCTCCTCGAGCTCCTGCGCGACCGTCGTCAGCGGGGGGACGAAGTGCGCCGAGCCGTCGCCGTCGTCGTACCCGACCACCGACACGTCGTCCGGCACCTTGAGCCGCGCGTCCGCGAGCGCGTGCATCATGCCGAGCGCCAGCAGGTCGTTGGCCGCGAAGATCGCGGTCGGCAGGGACGAGCGCCGGCGCCGCACGCGCGCCACGAGCTCCTGGCCCGCGAGGTAGCCGACCTCGGCGCTCCAGTCGTCGGCCCACAGCGTCCGCGGCGCGAGCCCGGCGGCCGCCATCGTCTCGCGGAAGCCGACCGCGCGGGCACGCGCGTCGACCCACGGCGCCGGGCCCGCCAGGTGCAGCACGTCGCGGTGCCCCAGGTCCAGCAGGTGCCGCGTCGCGACCTTCGCGCCCGCCTCCTGGTCGATCGCGACCGCCAGCCCGTGCTCGCCGCCCGTGCGCCCCGCGACGACCACCGGCACCTGCGTCGTCGACTCGAGCACCGCCGCGGCGGCCTCGTCGTGCGACGCGATGACCACGATCCCGTCGACACCCTGGTCCAGCAGGTGCTCGATGGCCGACGTGACCTCGTCCTTGTGCTGCAGGTCGACGGTCGCGAGGGACACGAACAGCCCCTTGGCGCGCGCGGCCTGCTCGATCGACACGAGCGTGCGCGTCGGGCCGAACAGGTGCGAGCCGGACGAGACGACCCCGAAGACGCCCGTGCGCCGCGTCTTGAGCGCGCGCGCCGCGATGTTGCGCCGGTACCCGAGCTGCTGCATGGCGTCGAGCACCCGCTCGCGCGTGTCCGTGGCGACGTTGGGGTGGTTGTTGATGACCCGGGAGACCGTCTGGTACGACACGCCCGCCACCGTGGCCACGTCCGTGATGGCAGGGGGCCGCGGACGGGCGTTCGCGGGCGACAGGGGCGGCGTGCTCACCCGCCCAGCCTCGCACGTCCGACCTACCGTGGGAGCGGGTCCCGCGCACGCGTCTCATCACGAGCGCGCACGAGAACCCCGAGAGGAGCCCCCCGTGACCGACCGCCGGCTGCCGAGATGGTCCGAGCTCGCACCCCTGCTGCGGCCCCAGCCGCTGCGGCTCGACCCCGTGCAGCGCCGCCTCGAGGACGCCCTGACCATCGCCGACCTGCGCCGCGTCGCCCGGCGTCGCACACCGCGCGCGGTGTTCGACTACACCGACGGCGCCGCCGAGGGCGAGCTCACCCTGCGGCGCGCGCGCCGCCTGTTCCGCGACCTCGAGCTGCGCCCGTCGATCCTGCGCGACGTGTCGCACGTGGACACCACGACGTCCTACCTCGGGCGCCCGTCGGCGCTGCCGTTCGCGTTCGCCCCGACGGGCTTCACACGGCTCATGCACCACGAGGGCGAGCGGGCCGTCGCGCGCGTGGCGCAGCGGCGCGGCCTGCCGTACGCGCTGTCCACCATGGGCACGACGTCGATCGAGGACGTCGCCGCGGTCGCCCCCGACGCGCGCCGGTGGTTCCAGCTGTACGTGTGGAAGGACCGCGCGGCGGGCGAGGACCTCATGGCACGCGCCCGGGCGGCGGGCTACGAGGCGCTCATGCTCACGGTCGACGTGCCCGTCGCGGGCGCGCGGCTGCGCGACGTCCGCAACGGGTTCTCGATCCCGCCCGCGCTGACGGTGCGGACCGTGCTCGACGCCGCGACGCACCCGGCGTGGTGGACGGACCTGCTGACGACCGAGCCGTTGACGTTCGCCTCGCTCACCTCGTGGAGCGGGACGGTCGCGGACCTGCTCGACCGGCTGTTCGACCCCACGATGACCATCGCGGACCTCGAGTGGCTGCGATCGTCGTGGGACGGCCCGCTGATCATCAAGGGCGTCCAGACCGTCGAGGACGCACGCCGCGTGACCGACGCCGGGGCCGACGCGGTCGTGCTGTCCAACCACGGCGGCCGGCAGCTCGACAAGGCGCCCGTGCCGCTGCGCCTGCTCCCCGACGTGCTCGACGCGGTCGGCGACCGCACCGAGGTGTGGGTCGACACGGGCATCACGCACGGGTCCGACGTGGTCGCGGCGATCGCACTGGGGGCGCGCGCGACGCTCGTCGGGCGGGCGTACCTCTACGGCCTCATGGCGGGCGGCGAGCGCGGCGTGGACCGCGCGGTCGCGATCCTCGAGGGCGAGGTGCGCCGCACGATGGCGCTCCTGGGCGCCACCTCCGTCGCGGAGCTGTCGCCGCGCCACGTCCGGCTCCCCTGAACGACCCCGGGACGACGACGAAAGGATTCGCAGGCCTGCCGACGCGGCGCGCCCACCCCTACCGTCGGCTCGGCGTCGAAGCGGTTTCCGTGAACGTGCACATCCCGGCGCCCCCACGGTCCACGACGGACGACGACGGAAGAGGCCCGGCGCATGCGACGTCGCAGCACAGCAGCACTCGCGACGGCCGCCGCCGCCGTCACCGCGCTCGGCGCCCTCGCGACGGCCCCGTCGGCGACGGCCGCCGTGGCGTGCAAGGTCACCTACACGGTCACGAACCAGTGGCACGGCGGCTTCGGCGCCGACGTCCGCGTCGACAACCTCGGTGACGCCCTCACCGGCTGGACGCTGACCTGGGCGTTCACCGGCGGCCAGAGCGTGCAGCAGGCGTGGAACGGCACAGCGACGCAGTCCGGTGCGCAGGTGACCGTGACGAACGCCGCCTGGAACGGCGCCGTCGGGTCCGGCGGTCAGATCGCCTTCGGCTTCAACGGTGCGTCCGACGGCACGACGAACCCCGTGCCGACGTCGTTCGCCCTCAACGGGACGACGTGCACGGGGTCGGTCACGCCGACGACGGCCCCCACGACGGCCACGCCGACCGCGTCCCCCACGCAGCAGCCGACGCCCACGTCGTCGCCCACGCCCACGCAGCAGCCGACGCCCACGTCGTCCCCGACCCCGACCGCCGCACCGCACCCGGTCCCGACGACGCCCGTGGCCGGCGCGCGTCAGCTCGAGGACCTCGACCGCGGGCTGGTCTCCGTGCGGTCCGGCAGCGGCAACCTCGTGCAGTGGCGCCTGCTGGGCTACGAGGACCGCGGCACCGGGTTCCACGTCTACCGGGACGGCACGCGCATCACGTCGTCGCCGGTCACGGGCTCGACCAACCACCTCGACCCCGGCGCGTCGGCGACCGCCCGGTACACCGTGCGGGCCGTCGAGAACGGCGCCGAGCAGGCGGCGTCCGCGCCGTCGCTGAACCTGGCCGGCGGCTACCTCGACGTCGCCGTCCAGCGCCCGTCGTCCGACCACGTCATCAACGACGGGTCCGTCGGCGACCTCGACGGCGACGGCGACCTCGACGTCGTCCTGAAGTGGGACCCCTCGAACGCCAAGGACAACAGCCAGGCGGGCGTCACCGGCAACGTCTACCTCGACGGCGTGACGCTGCAGGGCCAGCGGCTGTGGCGCATCGACCTGGGCCGCAACATCCGCGCCGGTGCGCACTACACGCAGTTCCAGGTCTACGACTACGACGGCGACGGCAGGGCCGAGGTGGCCGTCAAGACCGCCGACGGCACGCGCTCGGGCACCGGGCAGGTCATCGGCAACGCCAACGCCGACCACCGCAACGGCGAGGGCTACGTGCTGTCCGGCCCCGAGTACTTCACGGTCTTCCGCGGCGACACCGGCGCGGTCGGCGCGACCACCGACTACGTGCCGCCCCGCGGGACGGTGTCGAGCTGGGGCGACTCCTACGGCAACCGCGTCGACCGGTTCCTCGCCGGGACCGCGTACGTCGACGGTCAGCGACCCTCGATCATCATGGCCCGCGGCTACTACACGCGTGCCGTCGTCGTCGCGTGGGACTACCGCGACGGGCAGCTCACGCGCCGGTGGACCTTCGACTCGACCAGCTCGACGCCCGGCAACTCGGCGTACGCCGGCCAGGGCAACCACTCGCTGTCGGTCGCGGACGTCGACGGCGACGGACGGGACGAGATCGTGTACGGCGCGGCGACGATCGACGACGACGGGCGCGGCCTGTGGGTCAACGGCACGGGGCACGGCGACGCCGGGCACGTGGGCGACCTCGTCCCGTCGCGGCCGGGGCTCGAGTACTTCAAGGTCACCGAGGACAAGGCCCAGCCGAACATGTGGGTGGCCGACGCGCGGACCGGCCAGACGCTGTGGCGCAGCGGCACGGGTGCGGACAACGGGCGTGGCGTCGCCGCCGACGTCTGGGCCGGCAGCCCCGGTGCGGAGGCGTGGTCGTCCGCCGAGGCGGATCTGCGCAACGCCGCGAACGGCGCGGCCGTGGGCCGCAAGCCGTCGTCGGCCAACTTCCTGGCCTGGTGGGACGGTGACCCCGTCCGCGAGCTGCTCGACGGCACCAAGATCGACAAGTACGGCACGGGCGGCGAGACGCGCCTGCTGACCGGGTCCGACGTGCGGTCGAACAACGGCACCAAGTCCACACCGGTCCTGTCGGGCGACATCCTCGGCGACTGGCGCGAGGAGGTGGTCTGGGCGCGGTCCGACGAGGGTGCGCTGCGGATCTACGCGACGCCGCTCACCACGTCGCACCGGCTGCCGACGCTGCTGCACGACCCGATGTACCGGGTCGCGCTGGCCTGGCAGAACA of Cellulomonas dongxiuzhuiae contains these proteins:
- a CDS encoding ABC transporter permease subunit produces the protein MSTDQMVRTERTSGGVVHRARRALRGLDRRFLPVLGTLLTLALMLGVGQQRYSTDRVDFVSMKLLSNLLVDNSYLLVLAVGMTFVILTGGIDLSVGAVVALVGLSIAEMFTAGLPLPVVLVVGVLIGTSCGLLIGVMVQMFDIQPFIASLAVMFLARGLANVISVNSLKIDDAGFSALAAWSLKFGEGRELWRINASMVIALAVLLIAFLVLHYTRFGRSVYGLGAGDGGAAVNLMGLRPARTRVWVYVISGTCAGIAGVLFALYTKSGFNLTGIGMELDAIAAVVIGGTLLSGGVGFVLGTGAGVLVYGLIQVLIAREGLDSWWTRVFIGVVLLAFVILQRVLAVRRR
- a CDS encoding LacI family DNA-binding transcriptional regulator, with the translated sequence MSTPPLSPANARPRPPAITDVATVAGVSYQTVSRVINNHPNVATDTRERVLDAMQQLGYRRNIAARALKTRRTGVFGVVSSGSHLFGPTRTLVSIEQAARAKGLFVSLATVDLQHKDEVTSAIEHLLDQGVDGIVVIASHDEAAAAVLESTTQVPVVVAGRTGGEHGLAVAIDQEAGAKVATRHLLDLGHRDVLHLAGPAPWVDARARAVGFRETMAAAGLAPRTLWADDWSAEVGYLAGQELVARVRRRRSSLPTAIFAANDLLALGMMHALADARLKVPDDVSVVGYDDGDGSAHFVPPLTTVAQELEELGYRCVELLLDARDGVATSSSVSVSPRLLVRESTAPPRHPSRVVL
- a CDS encoding ABC transporter substrate-binding protein yields the protein MKGINRARTGLAGVVATFTVLALAACGGGSDTAGDGGDGGDEGGSDLIRVGFSQLGAESGWRTANTESVKESLSEENGFDLTFVDAQQKQENQIKALRDFVAQDVDVIAFSPVIETGWDEVLQEIKDSGIPVVLVDRTVDTTVDDPFVTWIGADFKAEGTTAGEWVAENAPDAKIFELQGTLGSGAQVDREEGFGEVVGEQIIGKASGNFTRAEGKTAVEAALQAYPDMTMIFTHNDDMGLGAIEAIEAAGKVPGKDIQIVSVDGVRDGLQALVDKKFNYVVECNPVFGDQLAELITKVADGEDVPKETIVIDEAFDQTITQADVDARAY
- a CDS encoding ABC transporter permease, which encodes MTPTTPAATPSPGPSRATAVWHEVTRHGLFWPVLALVVLLLACGVASPGFLDVTVRDGHLFGQLVDLLRNSATPLLLALGMCLVIATGGIDLSVGAVMAIGLAVSLTYLDTAADPSNVGTVLTAVLLGLVVGAIGGAFNGAMVAGLGIQPFIATMILMVAGRGIAMLITQGQITTVTSPPFKTIGSGFVLGVPTPVVIAVAAFVVVALVVRRTALGMFLESIGINREASRLAGVRSRRTTWTVYVIAGVLAALAGLVYGAPTMAADANNIGLMKELDAIMVVVLGGTKLDGGRFYLGGLLVGAMLLSSLERAVIIFQLPSQTTPLFKAIVLIAVCVAASPTLRAMLRRRRRADRVDTPAAPVEPVSAAEVTA
- a CDS encoding YhgE/Pip family protein; its protein translation is MSRTSVTPRPVRRWPAVVVALAAPLALVVILLAASWAPADGLAHVKAAVVNHDEPVTLEGQYTPLGRQLAGALVDGTEVDANYEWVVTDDADAAAGLDDGTYAAVVTIPENFSAAATSFASGDDVQQATIEITSPPGATAVDQAVAATVTTTATRVLGSQLTSTYVENVLVGFTTLGEQLGEAADGATQLAEGVGQLAQGTGQLATGADGLADGAGQLAGGTRELRSGSYDLATGTAQLAGGARTLADGAGALADGAGQSAAGARELADGLRRTADGSTGLGTLATAAGGLAGGIEASLTELRATLPLVEGGLAQADAAVQDLGCEADPTTEGCVDALVQRAVLTSQRATLNEQIAGLSEQLGYVQQIAGGLDLTVNGVPGDATQPGLVAGLQQLAGGAEQLAGGIEQLAGGTSDLATGASTLAGGASQLAGGSSQLAAGVAQLDGGAAQLADGSAQLADGVRQTSDGATQLADGTAELGTGLGQAVEQLPTTPEDQRADLAQVVTAPVAAPSATVSAPLGLVSTLVAVALWIGALVLFLVFRPLPVRVAGSTRSAFALVAGSLALPAAVSAVAGAAVGAVAGAITDQGAGRTLGLALVGAVAAVALAAFHQAVAAWFGTAGRVVAVVAGFAYLVAGLAATVPAWVGGSVGWLPLRATSDALGAVVGETPASLLGAVVALALWAVAGLLATVGAAARARQAVGPRTVAAYA
- a CDS encoding sugar ABC transporter ATP-binding protein; translated protein: MSAAPPAGPAPAPAAPVVQMTGISIAFPGVRALDDVDFRLFPGEVHALMGENGAGKSTLIKALTGVYSTDSGRIAVDGQDLRFDGPSQAQAAGISTVYQEVNLCANLTVAENVMLGHESRRGPFIDWRTTRRRAADFLARLNLDIDPRSMLSSHTIAVQQLCAIARALVVDAKVLILDEPTSSLDNAEVAELFRVVRRLKDDGVAVLFVSHFLDQIYEVADRVTVLRNGRFVGEHRIEDLPRRELIAAMIGRSGEALAGIEEKARSTITIHSERETPFLTAVGLGKNGSVQPFDVNLYAGEILGVAGLLGSGRTEMARLLAGADRPDAGEVRVQSALTRLTSPLAAIAHGIAYSTEDRKKEGIVGDLTVRENIALAIQARRGTWRRIPRRQLDDIVARYITALQITPANPHSLIRNLSGGNQQKVLLARWLATAPRLLILDEPTRGIDVGAKAEIQKLVTELAQDGMSVVFISSELEEVLRLSQRLVVMRDRQKVDDLVNADDVTTSTILETIAATVPATVPQSGAHA